Genomic DNA from Neisseria lisongii:
TACCATGGTTGCGGCGTGAATCAGTGCCGAAATCGGGGTCGGGCCTTCCATCGAATCGGGCAGCCAGACGTGCAGCGGGAATTGGGCGGATTTACCCATTGCACCGACAAACAGCAGAATGCAGGTTACGGTCATCAGCGACCATTCGATACCGGGGAAAAGCTGGATCGTGGCGTTTTGCACATTCGGCAGATAGGCGAATACGTCTTGATAACGCAGGCTGCCGCCGAAATACGCCAACACCAAACCGATGCCGAGGATAAAGCCGAAGTCGCCGACACGGTTCACCAAAAACGCTTTCAGATTGGCAAAGGTGGCGCTTTCTTTTTTGAAGTAGAAACCGATCAGCAGGTAAGACACCAAGCCCACAGCTTCCCAGCCGAAGAAGAGCTGGATAAAGTTGTTGCTCATAATCAGCATCAACATACTGAAGGTAAACAGGGAAATATAGCTGAAAAAGCGTTGGTAGCCGGTTTCTTCGTCGTGCATATAGCCGATAGTGTAGATATGCACCATCAGCGACACGCTGGTAACCACCACCATCATCATGGCGGTCAGGCTGTCCACCAGAAAGCCGACTGAAAAATCCAAGCCGCCCATTGTCAGCCAAGTATAGACGTTTTCGTCAAACTGGGTGCGTGTGCCGTCGATAAAGCCCCACAGCACATAGGCCGACAATGCCGCCGACACCGCCACGCCGAGAATGGTCGCCGTGTGCGCCCCTGCCCTGCCGATTTTGTTGCCGAACAGACCCGCCAGCAGGCAGCCCAGAAGCGGCGTGAGTGCGATGGTTAAATATAAAGTCATCTCGTTCATTTGATTGAACCTTTTAATTTTTAAACTTCTTTAGTTTCTAATTATTCACTTAACCTTGCGGTATACCTAATAATATAGAACCCCGGTTCTAACATACCTGAATTACTATTTATATGTACATTAAAATCAGTAGTTTTACCGCAGCCTTGTGTTACTTTTAATTGTTTCTCTTGTTCCTCAGATTTATATGGTGATGTAGCCAATTCCACATTATCAAGTTTAGGTATATCAGAAAAAGGAGGGGTAAACTTACCTGTTGCTGTCGTGATTTTAGTCTTTCCAATAACCTCAATAATCAATACGCCACATTCCTCCTGGTCTGTCCTAGATGATATATTTTGTTTAACCTTTGCTACTGATGATTGCATTTTGTAGGACGGGACAAGTGCTTTTGTTTTTGTTTCAACTAGAGAAGCGGTTAATGCAGAAACCTGTTCTTGCTGTAAACGAGAAATTTCCATGAGTTTATCTTCCGCAATCTGCTTACCGGCTCCGGGAAGAGATTGTATCTGTGACAATAACTCTTCAATTTTTGAAGTTAATTCGATATTTTGCTCTGTAAAATTTTCTCCAACACCATCTCCTCCTGTCCAATACCCAACAGCCCTACGAACAATTTCTGTTATTTCAGATTGGATGTTCAATACAGCCGTTTCTATTTTCGTAACGGCAGCTTGAGTTTGAGTGGCAGCCTCTGTTGATTTTTTGTAAATATCCCACGAAAGCCATGCCATAAAGATAGATAGAATAAAAGCTGCAATAGCCAATGCAAAAGAAATAATTGAAAACAAATCCATCTGATATTGTTGCATTCTCTTACCTCATATTTTTCAGACAACTTTCATTGACAAAGCCATCTAAAAACATCAACCCTTAAGCGTATCCAACTCGGCCACGTTAATGCTTTGGCGGTTGCGGTACACCAATACCATAATTGCCAAACCGATGGCGGATTCTGCGGCGGCTACGGTCAATACGAAAAATACGAAAATCTGTCCGGCGGTGTCGCCCAGATATTGGGAAAAGGCGATAAAGTTAAAATTCACCGCCAGCAGCATCAGCTCGATCGACATCAGCAGGACCAGCACGTTTTTGCGGTTCATAAAAATGCCCATAGCGCTGATACCGAACAGCAGCGCACCCAATACCAGATAATGTGTCAGGGTAATCATGCTCCGCCCTCCTGTTTGCCGGTTTCGGCTTCTTCTTGATTTTCAGACGGCTTCACCGCTGCCATTTTGACCAGACGCATACGGCTTTCGTCTGCGGTAACTTTAACCTGATCGCCCGGATTGATGTATTTCGGGTTGGTGGATTTACGGTGTACCAAAACAATCGCCGCCACCATGCCCAACACCAGCAGCACCGCCGCCAGTTCGAACGGCAGCAGATAAGTGGTGTAAATGCGGCTGCCCAAATCTCGGATATTGTTGTAATCGGCGGGAATGTCTTTCATTTCGCCGAATGCCGCCAGATTGGTTTGCGGGTTGATCAGAATCAGAATCAGCGCCACAGCAAACAATGCGCCGACAATGCCCGCCACCGGCGCATGCCGCCAAAATCCGGCACGCATTTCTTCGATGTCGATGTTTAACATCATCACCACAAACAAAAACAGTACCATCACAGCGCCAACGTACACCACCACCAACGTGATGCCCAAAAACTCCGCCTGCATCAGCAGCCACATCATCGCCGACACGCAGAAGGTCAGCACCAGATGCAGCGTGGCATGGACGGGGTTTTTGGCGGTTACGGTCCGCACTGCGCCATAGAGAATGATGGCGGCAAAAATATAAAACATAATGAGGGAGAAAGTCATGATTTCCGCTCTTTCTTAATATTCAACAAACCGTTGCAGGCCGTCTGAAAACAAGGATTATCAATTTTCAGACGGCATCGGCATCAGCGGTACGGCGCATCGGCCGCTTTGCGTTTGGCAATCTCGGCTTCGTATTGGTCGCCGATGGCCAAGAGAATCGGCTTGGTCATATGCAGATCGCCTTTTTTCTCGCCGTGGTACTCAAAAATATGGGTTTCCACAATCGCATCGGTCGGACAGGCTTCTTCGCAGAAACCGCAGAAAATACATTTGGTTAAATCGATATCGTAGCGAGTGGTGCGGCGGGTGCCGTCTTCACGTTCTTCCGATTCGATGTTGATTGCCATCGCCGGACAAACCGCTTCGCACAGTTTGCAGGCAATGCAGCGCTCTTCGCCGTTGGGATAACGCCGCTGGGCGTGCAAGCCCCGAAAACGCACCGACTGCGGCGTTTTTTCTTCGGGGAAATAAATCGTGTCTTTGCGGGCGAAAAAGTTTTTGAGCGTTACGCCCATGCCTTTTACCAATTCGCCGAGCAGGAAGGTTTTGAATAAATTAGCCATAATTGTTTACACCTGATCTTTATTTCCACAAACTCAGCGGCGAAACCATCCACAATGCCAGTATCACGATATAGGCAAAGCCGATCGGAATCAGGATTTTCCAGCCCAAACGCATGATTTGGTCGTAGCGGTAGCGCGGGAAGGTGGCACGAATCCACAGGTAGCCGTATAACACGAATGCCATTTTGGCAAACATCCACAGGGCGCTCGGTGCGCCGATAATGCCCCAGCTTTGCGGGAACGGCGACAGCCAGCCGCCAAGGAACATCAGCGCCGTCAGGGCGGCAATCAAAATCATGAAGATGTATTCGGCAAGGAAAAACAGGGCAAAAGCAAAGCCGGAATATTCGACGTGGAAACCGGCCACGATTTCGGATTCGCCCTCGGCCACGTCAAACGGCGCACGGTTGGTTTCGGCAACAGCGGAAATCAGATAAACGATAAACACCGGAAACAGCGGCAGCCAGTTCCACGACAATACCGAACCGCCGGCAATGCCTTTGGCCTGTTCGGCCACGATGTCGGAAAAGTTCATGCTCCCCGACACCATCACCACGCACACCAGCGCCGCACTCATGGCGATTTCGTAGGAAATGCTTTGTGCGGAAGAACGCATGGCGCCGAGGAAGGAATATTTCGAGTTGGACGCCCAACCGGCAATAATCACGCCGTACACCGACAACGAGGTAATCATCAGGATATACAGCAAGCCCAAATTGATGTTGGTCAGCACCCATTCTTCGGAAAACGGAATCACCGCCCACGCTGCAAACGAGGGGGCGAGCGAGAGAATCGGGCCGATGTAGAACAGGGCTTTGTTGGACAGTTTCGGGCGGGTAACTTCTTTAAACAGCAGCTTGAACACGTCGGCAAACGGCTGAATCAAGCCCCACGGGCCGGTTACGTTGGGGCCGACGCGCAGCTGCATAAAGCCGAT
This window encodes:
- the nuoK gene encoding NADH-quinone oxidoreductase subunit NuoK, giving the protein MITLTHYLVLGALLFGISAMGIFMNRKNVLVLLMSIELMLLAVNFNFIAFSQYLGDTAGQIFVFFVLTVAAAESAIGLAIMVLVYRNRQSINVAELDTLKG
- a CDS encoding NADH-quinone oxidoreductase subunit J, which translates into the protein MTFSLIMFYIFAAIILYGAVRTVTAKNPVHATLHLVLTFCVSAMMWLLMQAEFLGITLVVVYVGAVMVLFLFVVMMLNIDIEEMRAGFWRHAPVAGIVGALFAVALILILINPQTNLAAFGEMKDIPADYNNIRDLGSRIYTTYLLPFELAAVLLVLGMVAAIVLVHRKSTNPKYINPGDQVKVTADESRMRLVKMAAVKPSENQEEAETGKQEGGA
- the nuoI gene encoding NADH-quinone oxidoreductase subunit NuoI encodes the protein MANLFKTFLLGELVKGMGVTLKNFFARKDTIYFPEEKTPQSVRFRGLHAQRRYPNGEERCIACKLCEAVCPAMAINIESEEREDGTRRTTRYDIDLTKCIFCGFCEEACPTDAIVETHIFEYHGEKKGDLHMTKPILLAIGDQYEAEIAKRKAADAPYR
- the nuoH gene encoding NADH-quinone oxidoreductase subunit NuoH; protein product: MQEWFENLFAVTLGMGGLGVTVGLVVSVLLKIVIILIPLILTVAYLTYFERKVIGFMQLRVGPNVTGPWGLIQPFADVFKLLFKEVTRPKLSNKALFYIGPILSLAPSFAAWAVIPFSEEWVLTNINLGLLYILMITSLSVYGVIIAGWASNSKYSFLGAMRSSAQSISYEIAMSAALVCVVMVSGSMNFSDIVAEQAKGIAGGSVLSWNWLPLFPVFIVYLISAVAETNRAPFDVAEGESEIVAGFHVEYSGFAFALFFLAEYIFMILIAALTALMFLGGWLSPFPQSWGIIGAPSALWMFAKMAFVLYGYLWIRATFPRYRYDQIMRLGWKILIPIGFAYIVILALWMVSPLSLWK